One window of the Pseudomonas lurida genome contains the following:
- a CDS encoding DNA-3-methyladenine glycosylase family protein: MRLTFEPPYDWAAMVGFLSARAIMGLETVEACVYRRSISIDGQHGWISVALGAGDWLDVTVGFPDEAALPEIERRLRRMFDLDAQPRWINAQLATDPLMAQLVAARPGLRVPGTWDGLELAIRAVLGQQITVVAAIRLASKLVVRYGQPLQTPHAGITHVFPGPEVLAATDLTTLGMPKARGRTLSAVAQALLDDPEVFEPKASLKEGVARLVALPGIGDWTAQYIAMRQMREADAFASGDIGLINAWVALEGGPVSARQLLARAEAWRPLRAYAAQHLWTSLSRVD; encoded by the coding sequence GTGAGACTGACGTTTGAGCCTCCCTATGACTGGGCAGCGATGGTGGGCTTTTTATCGGCACGGGCGATCATGGGGCTGGAAACCGTGGAGGCGTGTGTCTATCGGCGCAGCATCAGCATCGATGGGCAGCACGGCTGGATCAGCGTTGCGTTGGGGGCGGGTGACTGGCTGGACGTCACGGTGGGCTTCCCTGATGAGGCCGCCTTGCCTGAGATCGAGCGGCGCCTGCGCAGGATGTTCGATCTGGACGCCCAGCCCCGGTGGATCAACGCGCAACTGGCGACCGACCCGCTGATGGCGCAGTTGGTTGCTGCGCGGCCCGGCCTGCGCGTGCCGGGCACTTGGGACGGGCTCGAACTGGCGATTCGTGCCGTGTTGGGCCAGCAGATCACAGTGGTGGCGGCCATCCGCCTGGCGAGCAAGTTGGTGGTCCGCTACGGTCAACCGCTGCAAACGCCGCACGCCGGTATCACCCATGTGTTCCCCGGGCCCGAAGTCTTGGCCGCGACGGATTTGACCACACTGGGAATGCCCAAGGCACGTGGGCGTACGTTGTCGGCTGTCGCCCAGGCTTTGCTGGATGATCCCGAGGTGTTCGAGCCCAAGGCCAGTCTCAAGGAGGGCGTGGCAAGGTTGGTGGCGTTGCCGGGGATTGGCGACTGGACGGCGCAGTACATCGCCATGCGTCAGATGCGCGAGGCGGATGCATTTGCGTCGGGGGATATCGGTTTGATCAATGCATGGGTGGCGCTGGAGGGTGGGCCGGTTTCAGCGCGGCAGTTGCTGGCGCGGGCCGAGGCGTGGCGGCCGCTCAGGGCCTATGCTGCGCAGCATTTATGGACGTCGTTGAGCCGGGTGGATTGA
- the arcD gene encoding arginine-ornithine antiporter, translating to MSQPAQKLRLSALIALVVGSMIGGGIFSLPQNMAARAEVGAVLIGWAITAVGMLTLAFVFQSLANRKPELDSGVYAYAKAGFGDYMGFSSAWGYWISAWLGNVGYFVLLFSTLGYFFPVFGQGNTPVAIGCASLLLWAVHFLVLRGIKEAAFINQITTVAKIVPLLMFIVIACVAFRAEIFTRDIWGAGNPNLGNVVDQVRNMMLVTVFVFIGIEGASVYSARAEKRSDVGRATVIGFLGVLALLVLVNVLSLGIMSQPELAQLQNPSLAGVLEHIVGPWGAMAISIGLAVSLLGALLSWALLCAEILYATAHDKTMPAFLKKENANQVPVNALWLTNVMIQVFLVITLFSHSTYTTLIYLASSMILVPYLWSAAYAVLLSGRGETYEGAHGQRMKDLLVGLVALGYAVWLLYAGGLKYLLLSALLYAPGVILFALAKREQGRPVFTHMEKGIFSCVIAGAGLAAYGLYSGVLSL from the coding sequence TGCCGCAGAACATGGCGGCGCGTGCCGAGGTCGGGGCCGTATTGATCGGCTGGGCAATCACCGCGGTCGGTATGCTGACCCTCGCCTTCGTGTTCCAGAGCCTGGCCAATCGCAAGCCCGAGCTGGATTCGGGGGTGTATGCCTACGCCAAGGCTGGCTTCGGCGACTACATGGGCTTCTCATCCGCCTGGGGTTACTGGATAAGCGCGTGGCTGGGTAACGTTGGTTACTTCGTGTTGCTGTTCAGCACCCTGGGTTACTTTTTTCCGGTGTTCGGCCAGGGCAATACGCCGGTGGCCATCGGTTGTGCATCCTTGCTGCTGTGGGCCGTGCACTTTCTGGTGCTGCGTGGGATCAAGGAGGCCGCGTTCATCAACCAGATCACCACTGTCGCGAAGATCGTGCCGCTGCTGATGTTTATCGTGATTGCTTGCGTGGCCTTCAGGGCCGAGATCTTCACCCGTGATATCTGGGGTGCAGGTAACCCGAACCTGGGCAACGTGGTGGACCAGGTGCGCAACATGATGCTGGTCACTGTGTTTGTGTTTATCGGTATCGAGGGCGCCAGTGTGTATTCGGCGCGGGCCGAGAAACGCTCGGACGTGGGCCGCGCCACGGTGATCGGCTTCCTGGGCGTGCTGGCGTTGCTGGTGCTGGTGAATGTGCTGTCCTTGGGCATCATGAGCCAGCCCGAACTCGCGCAATTGCAGAACCCGTCACTGGCGGGTGTGCTGGAACATATTGTCGGCCCGTGGGGGGCGATGGCGATCAGCATCGGCCTGGCGGTGTCGCTGCTCGGTGCCTTGCTGTCCTGGGCGTTGCTCTGCGCGGAAATCCTCTATGCCACGGCCCATGACAAGACCATGCCGGCTTTCCTGAAAAAGGAAAACGCCAACCAGGTGCCGGTCAACGCGTTATGGCTGACCAATGTGATGATCCAGGTCTTTTTGGTGATCACCCTGTTTTCCCACAGCACCTACACCACCCTGATCTACCTTGCCTCATCGATGATCCTGGTGCCGTACCTGTGGTCGGCGGCCTATGCGGTGCTGTTGAGCGGGCGCGGCGAAACCTACGAAGGCGCCCACGGCCAGCGTATGAAGGACCTGCTGGTAGGCCTGGTCGCCCTCGGCTATGCGGTGTGGCTGCTCTACGCCGGCGGCTTGAAGTACCTGCTGCTGTCTGCGCTGCTCTATGCCCCCGGCGTGATCCTGTTTGCCCTCGCCAAGCGTGAGCAGGGCCGGCCCGTGTTTACCCACATGGAAAAAGGCATTTTCAGCTGTGTGATCGCCGGCGCCGGGCTGGCGGCGTATGGGCTGTACAGCGGGGTGTTGTCGTTGTGA